The sequence GGAGTCTGTCGCCGTCGTATGAGTCGCCCCGATCCCGGTCCGCCGCCAGGTCTCTATGCCAGCCTGGACAGCCTGCTGGAAGCCCGTCAGCACTGCCAGGAACTGCCGCTGTTCAGTCGCCCGATGCGCAACAGCCGGCAGAGCGGTCGCCAGTACTCACGTCTGCGCGGCCGGGGCGTGGACTTCGATCAGGTCCGCGCCTACTTGCCCGGCGATGACATCCGCAACATCGACTGGCGCGTCACCGCCCGTACCCGCAAAGTCCACACCAAGGTTTTCAACGAGGAGCGCGAACGGCCGATCTTCATTATCTGCGAACAGAGCGAGCGACTGTTTTTCGGTAGTCAGGAACGACTGAAGTCGGTGCTGGCCGCCGACGTCTGTGCGCTGATCGCCTGGACGGCGCTGTCGCACAACGACCGGGTCGGCGGCATGGTATTCGATGCCCGGCAGTGTCATGAGGTACGGCCACGACGTAGCCGCCAGGCGGTCCTGGAGCTGTTTCGTCAATTGCTGAGCGCCAATCACGCCCTTGGCCAGCATGACCAGGACAGTCTGAATGAACAGGACGGCCGGAACGAGCCCCTGAACCTGGCTCTGCGCCACAGCCGCGAGGTTATTCGCCCAGGCAGTATTCTCTACCTGCTTTGCGATCATGCTGCGATTGAGCAGATGAACCAGGCACTGCTGGTTCCCCTGGCAGCCCACAACGATCTGGTTCTATTGCCACTGGTTGACCCTTTGGACAGCCAGTTGCCAACCCACGGCCCACTGGCCTTCAGCCAGGCCCAGCAGTGGCTGACCCTCAACACCAGTGATCCAGCCACCCAGGCCGCCTATGGCGCGCAGTTCACCGCCCAACAACAGGCCTGGCAGCATCTGGCCCGACGTCTGCATTGCAGCCTGCTGCCCATGGATACCCGGCTACCGGCAGTCGAACAACTGCACAACATGCTCGACCCACGTCCACGCCGAGGTCGGCGGTGAGCGCGCCACTCTACAACGCTCTGGTCCACCCACAGCCACCGCCGCCCGTTGGTTGGTGGCCACCAGCACCGGGCTGGTGGATTATCGCCGGCCTGCTATTGCTGGTGCTCGCCAGCCTGCCCTGGATGATTATCATCTGGCGCCGCCAGCGTCAGCGCCGGCAATTGATTCAGCGCCGTCTGGCCAGCCTGCCCCAGGGACTCAATGATCGAGACTGGCTGGCCGCGATCAATATACTGCTCAAACGCCTGCTCAAACAGCAGGGGTTCGATGCCGCCACCCGGCTCCACGGTCAGGCCTGGCTCGATTATTTGTGCCAGCACCCGGATGTCGATCGCGATGCACTTACGCCACTGGGAACCGGGCACTATCAACGCCAGCCAACGCTGAGCAGCGAGCAACGCCAACGCCTGCTCCGCGAGCTGGCCCGCTGGATGCGCCGCCAGCATGTTTGAACTAGTCTGGCCTGCCGCTCTGTTGCTGCTGCCTCTACCCTGGCTGGTACGCTGGTTGCTGCCGGCGGCCGAACAGCGCAGTGCCGCGCTGAAGGTCAGCTTCCTCAACCGCCTTCAGCGTCTGCCAAGCCAGCAACTGAACACTCGCAGCAACCGTCAACGTTGGCCATTTCTGCTGATCTGGAGTTTGCTGGTACTGGCCGTTGCCAGACCGCAAATGCTCGGCGAACCTATTGCCCTGCCGATCACCGGGCGCGACATGATGCTGGCGATCGACCTGTCGGGCAGCATGGAGTTTCGCGATATGCAGTTGGCCGGAGAGGAAACTGATCGTCTGACTCTGCTCAAGCACCTGCTCGAAAGTTTTATTGCCCAGCGTCACGGCGACCGCCTGGGCCTGATCCTGTTCGGCTCCCAGGCCTACGTGCAGGCTCCACTGACCCTGGATCGCGACAGCGTACGCTACTGGCTAGAGGAAAGCTTCATTGGCCTGGCCGGCCGGGAAACCGCCATCGGCGACGCCATCGGCCTGGCGACCAAGCGGCTCAGCGCTGAGTCGGCAAAAAGCCGGGTGCTGATCCTGCTGACGGACGGTGCCAATACCAGCGGCAGGGTCTCACCGATCCAGGCGGCCCGGCTGGCAGCCAGTCAGGGCATACGTATTTTTACCATTGGTATAGGTTCGGACAGCCTGCAGCGTAGTGACCTGCTCGGCCTGATCAGCCTGGAGTCCGATTCTTCATTGGATCTGGACGAAGGTACACTGCGGGAAATTGCCTTGCTGACCGGCGGAGAATACTTTCGTGCCAGCGATGAACAGAGCATGCAGGCGATTTATCAACGCCTGAATCAACTCGAACCTGCGCTGCGCGACGGCCAGCCAATCCGCCAGCGCCAGCCGCTCTACCCGTGGCCGCTGGCCGTGGCCCTGCTCGCCAGCCTGCTGATCGCCCTGCGCTCGACGCCCGGGAGGTCGCATGTGGCCTGACAGCCTGAGCCAGTTCGCTCTGCTGCGCCCCTGGTGGCTACTGCTGCTACCACTGGCCTACTGGCTGTGCTGGCGGTTATACCGACACAAGGGCGGACGCTCGGGCTGGGAAACCCTGCTGCCACCGCACCTGCGCACCGCCCTGTTACAGCGCCACCCAGGCGGCAGCCATGGCCGCCGCTACCTGTTGCTCGCCCTGGCCTGGACGGTAGCGATCCTGGCCCTGTCAGGCCCGGCTCGGGAGCGGGCGGTTGAAGCGCCGGGCCCAGACCAGCAGGCCCTGGTTATCGTTCTCGATCTGTCGCGGCACATGCTCGCCACTGACCTGACGCCCAATCGCCTGACTCGCGCCCAGCACAAAATTCAGGACATCATCCGCCACAATCCCGAGCAGCAGATCGCCTTGATCGTTTACGCCGGCAGCAGCCACTTGGTGACCCCTCTGAGCCGAGACCGTAATACCCTGAACAACCTGCTGGCCTCGCTGCAGCCGAACATCATGCCCAGTGACGGCCGACAACCGGACCAGGCCCTGAGTCTGGCCACCAACATGCTCGCTGGCTTGCCGCCACGCAGTACCCAGGTACTGCTGATGACCAGCGGACTGGAGGGTGAAACGCTGAAACAGCTGGAACAGCATGCCCGGGAGTTGGGTAGCCGCCTGGCAATACTCGGCATCGGCACCAGTACCGGCTCACCAGTTCCGCTGTCCGGGGGAGGCTTTATGCGCGATGCCCAGGGCAGCATCCTGCTCCCGCGCCTTGACGCCCAGAGCCTGGCCAGCATAGCCCGGCGCTACGGCGGCGGTTACCATGGCATTACCCTGGATGACAGCGATCTGGATCACCTGTTGCGTACACTTTCCATCCGCTCAGCAAACATCGACACAGAGCCCAGCCAGCACCTGAGCGACCTGGGCCACTGGCTGCTATTGCTATTGCTGCCACTGGCCGCCCTGGGCGCCCGGCGTGGCTGGTTCGGCCTGCTGCTGTGCGCCATGCTCCTGCCCCAACCCAGTGAAGCAGCCAGTTGGCGCGACCTGTGGTGGACCCCAGACCAGCAGGCCAGCAAACTACTGGAGAGCGATGCAGTTCAGGCCGCCGAACGCTTCGACGACCCAGCCTGGAAAGCCTGGGCCTGGTATCAGGCCGGCGACTACTCTCGCGCCGCAACCCAGTATGCCGAACTGATCACACAGTGGCCCGACAACCCGGAGTATCATTTCAACCATGGCACAGCCCTGGCCATGGCCGAGCGCTACGAAGAGGCCCTGGACGCCTACGAGCAAGTGCTGACCCGGGTGCCGGAGCATCAGGCCGCCAGGCACAACCGCAGCCGGATCGAAGCCTGGCTGGAGGCACAGCAGCAGGACGCCGAGCCGAGCGCTGAGCAAGATCAAGCGCCGGCCAAAGCCGAGCCGGAGCCTAACGAGCCATCAGTTGGCCCCAGCCAAGGGAATGGCCCGGATCATGACACTGACAATGCGCTATCCGAGACTGAGACATCATCAGCTGACGGCATATCACCTGGCTCTGCCGGTAGCCTTGGCGAGCAAGTCAGCGATGCCACCCCGACCCCCGGCGATGCTGCCAGCCCGACAACCAGCAACCAGCAGCCGGCCAATGACATAGGCAGCGCCGCACCGGGCTGGCGCGAGAGCGAGCAGGCTCTGCAGCTCTGGCTCAACGATCTTCCGGACGACCCAGGCGAACTGCTGCGCCGCAAGTTTCTTTATCAGCATTTGCAACGACAGGACGCAGGTTTCGATGACAGCCCCTGAGCAACCGCCGATTCAGCCCGACCAGGCAACCACAGGGCGGACCCAACCCCGCCCTGCCCGACCGGGCGCTCCCCGACAGCTTGCGCTGACGCTGGGATTGCTGCTCCTGCAACCATTGACGCTTTTGGCTGCCAGCTTTGAGGCCAGTGTCGACAGGACCCGGCTGGTCGAAGGGGAAACCCTGGAGCTGACCCTGGAAACCAGTGCTGGCAATCGCTTCAATCGCCCCGACCTTACCCCGCTGGAGGAAAACTTCCAGATCCAGGGCACCCGTCAGCTCAGCCTGGTCAGCCAGATCAACGGTCGCAGCCAACCAGCGACCCGCTGGATCATTACCCTGCTGCCCAAGCACACTGGCTATCTGATCATTCCAGCCCTGGGGGTCGATGAGCAGGCCAGTGAACCCATTGCTTTGCAGGTCCTCTCGACCGCCCAGGCCGCCGAAGACGACAGCGCTCAGCTTGCCCCCCTGTTCATCGACAGCGAAGTGGATATAGAGAACCCCTATGTCCAGGCTCAGGTACTGCTGACCCTGCGCATCTACCACTCGGTTTCTCTGTATGACGACTCAAGCCTGAGCGGCCTGGATATCCCTCAGGCTCGTGTCGAAAGCCTGGGGCCGCCGCGCCATTACGAGCGACTGATCAACGGCGTGCGACATGGCGTCATCGAAGTCCGCTATGCCCTGTTCCCTGAGCACAGTGGCCCGCTGGAGATCCCCTCGCAGCTGTTCAGCGCCACCGTGCTACAGGCCCGTGACAGCAGCGAACGGTTTTCCCCCCGTACCGGACGTCTGATCCAGGTGCGCTCACCCAGCATCACCCTCGACGTACGATCAATCCCGGCAGGCTATCCGGACGACGCCCCCTGGCTTCCCGCCCGTAACCTCAGCCTGGAACAAGGCTGGCAGCCGGAACCTGACCTGGACCTTCTGACCGGAGAACCTCTGACCCGCACGCTGATCATCAGTGCCGAAGGGCTCAACGCCAGCCAGTTACCCAGTCTCCAGAGCCTGAATCCAGCCCTGGAAAAGAGCCTGCGTCAGTATGCCGACCAACCCCGCCTGGAAAGCCGGATCACCGAAGCCGGGGTACAGTCCCAGCGCCAGGACAGTGCGGCACTGGTTGCCCAACGTGAAGGGATCTACGCCCTGCCGGCGGTCGAGGTGCATTGGTGGGATACCCAGCAAGAGCGTCTGCGTACCAGCCGGTTGGAGGCTGTCAGCCTCAGTGTACTGAGCAGTGAAAGCTTCACCGGCTCCGCCTCGCCAGTGGTCAGCGCCGGCAGCGAGCCTGCTGGCCCTCGTCTATGGCCATGGCAACTGGCGACCGCCCTGCTGGGCATGGGACTGCTTGCCTGCCTGAGCCTGCTGCACCGGACTCGCCGCACCTTACGCCAACTGGAGCAGGAAGAGCCCGAGGATATCGTCGACATCGAAGAACCCGGCAACCCGTTGATCGATTTGCAGGCCGCCTGCCGAGCCAACCAGCCAAGCGAAGCACGCAAGGCTCTGGAGGCCTGGGCCCGCCAGCAGCACAGCGAAGGCCTGATCGGCCTGGCCCAGCAACACCCGGAACTGGCCGAAGCCCTCGACGAACTCAATGCCTGCCTGTTTGGCCAGAATGATGCCCCCTGGCGCAGCAAGCCGCTGTGGCGTGCAGTACGGATGATTGTCCAGATGCACAAGCGCCAGCAGCAGGAACCCAGCGACAACCTCGCCAGCCTATACCCCGACGTCTGACC is a genomic window of Halopseudomonas phragmitis containing:
- a CDS encoding VWA domain-containing protein, translated to MWPDSLSQFALLRPWWLLLLPLAYWLCWRLYRHKGGRSGWETLLPPHLRTALLQRHPGGSHGRRYLLLALAWTVAILALSGPARERAVEAPGPDQQALVIVLDLSRHMLATDLTPNRLTRAQHKIQDIIRHNPEQQIALIVYAGSSHLVTPLSRDRNTLNNLLASLQPNIMPSDGRQPDQALSLATNMLAGLPPRSTQVLLMTSGLEGETLKQLEQHARELGSRLAILGIGTSTGSPVPLSGGGFMRDAQGSILLPRLDAQSLASIARRYGGGYHGITLDDSDLDHLLRTLSIRSANIDTEPSQHLSDLGHWLLLLLLPLAALGARRGWFGLLLCAMLLPQPSEAASWRDLWWTPDQQASKLLESDAVQAAERFDDPAWKAWAWYQAGDYSRAATQYAELITQWPDNPEYHFNHGTALAMAERYEEALDAYEQVLTRVPEHQAARHNRSRIEAWLEAQQQDAEPSAEQDQAPAKAEPEPNEPSVGPSQGNGPDHDTDNALSETETSSADGISPGSAGSLGEQVSDATPTPGDAASPTTSNQQPANDIGSAAPGWRESEQALQLWLNDLPDDPGELLRRKFLYQHLQRQDAGFDDSP
- a CDS encoding DUF58 domain-containing protein, with translation MSRPDPGPPPGLYASLDSLLEARQHCQELPLFSRPMRNSRQSGRQYSRLRGRGVDFDQVRAYLPGDDIRNIDWRVTARTRKVHTKVFNEERERPIFIICEQSERLFFGSQERLKSVLAADVCALIAWTALSHNDRVGGMVFDARQCHEVRPRRSRQAVLELFRQLLSANHALGQHDQDSLNEQDGRNEPLNLALRHSREVIRPGSILYLLCDHAAIEQMNQALLVPLAAHNDLVLLPLVDPLDSQLPTHGPLAFSQAQQWLTLNTSDPATQAAYGAQFTAQQQAWQHLARRLHCSLLPMDTRLPAVEQLHNMLDPRPRRGRR
- a CDS encoding vWA domain-containing protein, translated to MFELVWPAALLLLPLPWLVRWLLPAAEQRSAALKVSFLNRLQRLPSQQLNTRSNRQRWPFLLIWSLLVLAVARPQMLGEPIALPITGRDMMLAIDLSGSMEFRDMQLAGEETDRLTLLKHLLESFIAQRHGDRLGLILFGSQAYVQAPLTLDRDSVRYWLEESFIGLAGRETAIGDAIGLATKRLSAESAKSRVLILLTDGANTSGRVSPIQAARLAASQGIRIFTIGIGSDSLQRSDLLGLISLESDSSLDLDEGTLREIALLTGGEYFRASDEQSMQAIYQRLNQLEPALRDGQPIRQRQPLYPWPLAVALLASLLIALRSTPGRSHVA
- a CDS encoding DUF4381 family protein, with translation MSAPLYNALVHPQPPPPVGWWPPAPGWWIIAGLLLLVLASLPWMIIIWRRQRQRRQLIQRRLASLPQGLNDRDWLAAINILLKRLLKQQGFDAATRLHGQAWLDYLCQHPDVDRDALTPLGTGHYQRQPTLSSEQRQRLLRELARWMRRQHV
- a CDS encoding BatD family protein produces the protein MTAPEQPPIQPDQATTGRTQPRPARPGAPRQLALTLGLLLLQPLTLLAASFEASVDRTRLVEGETLELTLETSAGNRFNRPDLTPLEENFQIQGTRQLSLVSQINGRSQPATRWIITLLPKHTGYLIIPALGVDEQASEPIALQVLSTAQAAEDDSAQLAPLFIDSEVDIENPYVQAQVLLTLRIYHSVSLYDDSSLSGLDIPQARVESLGPPRHYERLINGVRHGVIEVRYALFPEHSGPLEIPSQLFSATVLQARDSSERFSPRTGRLIQVRSPSITLDVRSIPAGYPDDAPWLPARNLSLEQGWQPEPDLDLLTGEPLTRTLIISAEGLNASQLPSLQSLNPALEKSLRQYADQPRLESRITEAGVQSQRQDSAALVAQREGIYALPAVEVHWWDTQQERLRTSRLEAVSLSVLSSESFTGSASPVVSAGSEPAGPRLWPWQLATALLGMGLLACLSLLHRTRRTLRQLEQEEPEDIVDIEEPGNPLIDLQAACRANQPSEARKALEAWARQQHSEGLIGLAQQHPELAEALDELNACLFGQNDAPWRSKPLWRAVRMIVQMHKRQQQEPSDNLASLYPDV